One genomic window of Corallococcus caeni includes the following:
- a CDS encoding NmrA family NAD(P)-binding protein codes for MRSNDSVLVTAATGRQGGATARALLAEGRSSVRVLVRNPEAANARALAAAGAEVVVGDLDDLASLRAACAGVRAVFSMQSPIMSATGVDYSKEVQQGSNLVEAALAEGVEAFVHTATSGVGDHRNVEGWAEGRWKSHETYWENKLTTCDLIRGAGFKHWTLILPATFMDQPMFDPEGFVDGRRLLTVIRTDKPIPMIAPEDIGKASAAAINAPERFHGVTLQLAGDLLTLPRIAEILSRIDGREYVVQSCSVEEAVAAGLHPGVAQGLTYMNVAPVLARPEIARAYGLSLTSFEAWARQRRERT; via the coding sequence ATGCGCAGCAACGATTCCGTTCTCGTCACCGCCGCCACGGGCCGCCAGGGTGGCGCCACCGCCCGAGCATTGCTGGCTGAGGGCCGCTCGTCGGTGCGCGTGCTGGTGCGAAACCCGGAGGCGGCGAACGCCAGGGCCCTGGCGGCGGCCGGCGCCGAGGTCGTCGTCGGGGACCTGGACGACCTGGCGTCGTTGCGCGCCGCCTGCGCCGGGGTGCGGGCGGTCTTCTCGATGCAGTCACCCATCATGTCCGCGACCGGGGTCGACTACAGCAAGGAGGTCCAGCAGGGGAGCAACCTCGTGGAGGCCGCGCTCGCCGAGGGCGTCGAGGCGTTCGTGCACACCGCGACGTCCGGTGTCGGCGACCACCGAAACGTCGAGGGCTGGGCGGAGGGGCGCTGGAAGTCGCACGAGACGTACTGGGAGAACAAGCTCACCACCTGCGACCTCATCCGCGGCGCCGGCTTCAAGCACTGGACCCTCATCCTGCCCGCCACCTTCATGGACCAGCCCATGTTCGACCCCGAAGGCTTCGTCGACGGGCGCCGGTTGCTCACGGTCATCAGGACCGACAAGCCCATCCCGATGATCGCGCCCGAGGACATCGGCAAGGCGTCCGCGGCGGCGATCAACGCTCCCGAGCGGTTCCATGGGGTGACGCTGCAACTCGCGGGTGACCTGCTCACGCTGCCGCGGATCGCGGAGATCCTCTCGCGCATCGACGGCAGGGAATACGTCGTCCAGTCCTGCTCGGTCGAAGAGGCTGTCGCGGCCGGCCTGCATCCTGGCGTGGCGCAAGGCCTGACGTACATGAACGTCGCCCCGGTGCTGGCGCGGCCCGAAATCGCGCGCGCCTACGGCCTTTCTCTCACGAGCTTCGAGGCCTGGGCACGGCAGCGTCGTGAGCGGACCTGA
- a CDS encoding TetR/AcrR family transcriptional regulator — protein sequence MSKEGSREGEGAVEQVKRLRADGQRNRERIVAVAAELVARDGAQVSLEEIARRAGVGSATLHRHFPSRQALLEAVFRDGVAQLCARAAAQPGKDPAAELGAWLEELTVYTATHRGLAAALLAGPEALAAEDICSTDLLLDVLNALVARASSKGVLHANATAKDLLTLANAIAVANEDDPRTARRVLRLALTGIRP from the coding sequence TTGTCAAAGGAAGGTTCTCGCGAAGGGGAGGGCGCCGTGGAGCAGGTGAAGCGATTGCGCGCGGACGGGCAACGCAACCGGGAGCGGATCGTGGCGGTCGCCGCGGAGCTGGTCGCCCGGGATGGCGCGCAGGTGTCGCTCGAGGAGATTGCGCGGCGGGCGGGGGTAGGGTCGGCGACCCTGCACCGGCACTTCCCGTCGCGGCAGGCGCTGCTGGAGGCGGTCTTCCGCGATGGCGTCGCGCAGCTCTGCGCGCGGGCCGCCGCGCAACCGGGCAAGGACCCCGCCGCCGAGCTGGGGGCGTGGCTGGAGGAGTTGACGGTCTACACCGCGACCCACCGGGGGCTTGCGGCCGCGCTGCTGGCCGGCCCGGAGGCCCTCGCCGCCGAGGACATCTGCAGCACCGACCTGCTGCTCGACGTGCTGAACGCGCTGGTGGCGCGGGCATCGTCCAAGGGAGTCCTTCACGCCAACGCCACGGCGAAGGACCTGCTGACGCTGGCGAACGCGATCGCCGTCGCCAACGAAGATGATCCGCGCACCGCTCGCCGGGTGTTGCGCCTCGCGCTCACCGGCATCCGGCCGTGA
- a CDS encoding SDR family NAD(P)-dependent oxidoreductase, protein MARIFITGSADGLGKAAAQTLLSDGHEVIVHVRSEQRLAAVQDLVTQGAVALVADLAVLEQTRDLASQVNALGQLDAVIHNAGVYSDPSVLPVNVVAPYVLTALIQRPKRLVYLSSGMHKGGQPSLDDMDWSGRRVTGTYSDSKLFVTALAAAIARRWPDVFSNSVDPGWVPTKMGGPNAPDDLRLGHLTQEWLATSDDAEARTTDGYWHHQLRVERHPAADDLKFQAQLLDALAQATGVSLP, encoded by the coding sequence ATGGCACGCATCTTCATTACCGGGTCAGCGGACGGCTTGGGCAAGGCCGCCGCCCAGACGCTTCTCAGCGACGGTCACGAGGTGATCGTCCATGTGCGCAGCGAACAGCGGCTCGCCGCCGTACAGGACCTGGTGACGCAAGGCGCGGTCGCCCTGGTCGCGGACCTCGCGGTCCTGGAACAGACCCGTGACCTCGCCAGTCAGGTCAACGCGCTTGGGCAGCTGGACGCGGTGATCCACAACGCGGGTGTGTACTCCGACCCGTCGGTCCTGCCCGTGAACGTCGTGGCGCCCTACGTGCTCACCGCGCTCATCCAGCGGCCCAAGCGCCTCGTCTACCTGAGCAGCGGGATGCACAAGGGCGGTCAGCCGAGCCTCGATGACATGGATTGGAGCGGACGTCGCGTCACGGGGACCTACTCGGACAGCAAGCTCTTCGTCACCGCCCTGGCCGCGGCCATCGCCCGGCGCTGGCCGGACGTCTTCAGCAACTCGGTCGATCCGGGCTGGGTCCCCACGAAGATGGGCGGCCCCAACGCGCCAGATGACCTGCGGCTCGGCCACCTCACGCAGGAGTGGCTGGCGACCAGCGACGACGCCGAGGCACGCACCACGGATGGCTACTGGCACCACCAACTGCGGGTCGAGCGGCATCCCGCGGCGGACGACCTGAAGTTCCAGGCGCAGCTGCTCGACGCGCTGGCCCAGGCCACCGGAGTTTCGCTCCCCTGA
- a CDS encoding DUF2306 domain-containing protein — MMASKACWVLFAALCLAVGLYPSSYFLAASNFGLRALKSSELLTDPVWNAAFYTHIGLGGLALAVGWTQFVARLRLTRPGAHRLLGKVYIGAVLLSGLSGVYVGFFATGGAISASGFVSLGIVWLYTTVSAYRLIKNRRLEEHRLMMTYSYAACFAAVTLRLWMPVLIHALGDFISAYRIVAWLCWLPNLGVAYLISRRQLQARELVPSGSGGS; from the coding sequence ATGATGGCAAGCAAGGCCTGCTGGGTGCTCTTCGCCGCCCTCTGTCTGGCCGTGGGCCTCTATCCGAGCAGCTACTTCCTCGCGGCCTCGAACTTCGGACTCCGTGCCTTGAAGAGCAGCGAGCTCCTGACCGACCCCGTCTGGAACGCGGCCTTCTACACGCACATCGGCCTGGGAGGCTTGGCGCTGGCTGTCGGCTGGACCCAGTTCGTCGCGAGACTGCGACTCACGCGCCCAGGTGCACACAGGCTCCTTGGAAAGGTCTACATCGGGGCGGTCCTGCTGAGCGGGCTCTCCGGCGTCTACGTCGGCTTCTTCGCCACGGGTGGCGCCATCTCCGCGTCGGGCTTCGTCAGCCTGGGCATCGTCTGGCTCTATACGACGGTCTCCGCCTATCGGCTCATCAAGAACCGGCGGCTCGAAGAACACCGGCTCATGATGACCTACAGCTATGCCGCCTGTTTCGCGGCAGTCACGCTGAGACTCTGGATGCCCGTCCTGATTCACGCCCTGGGTGACTTCATCTCGGCCTACAGAATCGTCGCCTGGCTGTGCTGGCTCCCCAACCTCGGCGTGGCATACCTCATCTCGCGCAGACAGCTCCAGGCGCGCGAACTCGTGCCTTCGGGCTCTGGAGGAAGCTGA
- a CDS encoding class I SAM-dependent methyltransferase, giving the protein MHEYDLIADWYASQRAGHMGVPEVTALAASLPAGASVLDVGCGTGLPLTRVLLEHGCQVMGVDSSRELLARFQANFPHVPVVCAPIQSCELQAQAFDAAIAWGVLFHLRHEEQEQAIANITRALKPGAAFLFTSGDAHGSMDGAPMNGVPFRYHSYSVEGYRDLLRAQGLTLEATHTDPGGNVHYLSRRTG; this is encoded by the coding sequence GTGCACGAGTACGATTTGATCGCGGACTGGTATGCGTCCCAACGCGCAGGCCACATGGGCGTCCCGGAAGTGACAGCGCTCGCTGCCTCGCTTCCGGCCGGCGCGTCGGTGCTGGATGTCGGCTGTGGCACGGGACTGCCACTGACGCGGGTGTTGCTGGAGCACGGCTGCCAGGTGATGGGCGTGGATAGCTCCCGCGAGCTGCTGGCGCGATTTCAAGCGAACTTCCCCCACGTGCCGGTGGTCTGTGCGCCCATCCAGTCGTGTGAGCTCCAGGCGCAAGCGTTCGACGCCGCGATTGCGTGGGGCGTCCTCTTCCACCTGCGCCACGAAGAGCAGGAACAGGCGATCGCCAATATCACCAGGGCCTTGAAACCGGGCGCCGCGTTCCTCTTCACTTCGGGCGACGCCCACGGCTCCATGGATGGCGCGCCGATGAATGGCGTGCCGTTCCGCTATCACTCATACAGCGTCGAGGGGTACCGCGACCTGCTGCGCGCGCAGGGGCTCACGCTGGAAGCGACGCACACGGACCCGGGCGGGAACGTCCACTACCTGTCGCGCAGGACGGGATGA
- a CDS encoding TetR/AcrR family transcriptional regulator, which translates to MGERRESKKRETRQRISDVATELFFARGFEAVTLDEIAAAAGVSKMTVFNYFPRKEDLMLDRQDDLKLLFFREAIRARPPGQAPVAELRALMARLRDEKHPFVRFDRHTADFWRFIAASPSLEARLRELNDEAAEGLALELDGPAPDGLARLAAGMIVLTLRTARQEAIRVFEHGGSAKKASTVFFALVDQGFAAVQGMEATDARS; encoded by the coding sequence ATGGGCGAGCGACGCGAGAGCAAGAAGCGCGAGACGCGGCAGCGGATCTCCGACGTGGCGACCGAGCTCTTCTTCGCGCGGGGCTTCGAGGCGGTGACGCTCGACGAGATCGCGGCCGCCGCGGGCGTCTCCAAGATGACGGTCTTCAACTACTTCCCGCGCAAGGAGGACCTCATGCTCGATCGCCAGGACGACTTGAAGCTGCTCTTCTTTCGCGAGGCGATTCGCGCGAGGCCGCCAGGGCAGGCACCGGTCGCAGAGCTCCGCGCGCTCATGGCCCGGCTGCGAGATGAGAAGCATCCGTTCGTCCGCTTCGATCGCCATACGGCGGACTTCTGGCGCTTCATCGCGGCGAGCCCGTCGCTCGAGGCGCGGCTGCGTGAGCTCAATGACGAAGCGGCGGAAGGGCTGGCGCTCGAACTCGACGGTCCGGCGCCGGATGGTCTGGCGCGGCTCGCGGCCGGGATGATCGTGCTGACGTTGCGCACGGCTCGCCAGGAAGCCATCCGCGTGTTCGAACACGGAGGCTCCGCGAAGAAGGCGAGCACTGTGTTCTTCGCTCTGGTCGATCAGGGCTTCGCGGCCGTTCAAGGAATGGAGGCGACCGACGCGCGCAGCTAG